From Andrena cerasifolii isolate SP2316 chromosome 12, iyAndCera1_principal, whole genome shotgun sequence, a single genomic window includes:
- the LOC143375342 gene encoding uncharacterized protein LOC143375342, translating into MAATTANHVFDYENELNDNLYNLKMSGKSTAKSMRVRRALKPILRLLKKKTSRGKHGKDQKAVPQAEVYTEEVDNQNNANEALERRLLADLQDAEEGAAITVCLDGQMTVVPVVPGQCYVPVHFAHTHAGDFYWTTLSMADSDLCYKERAFSQHQTPEMQVA; encoded by the coding sequence ATGGCCGCCACCACTGCCAACCACGTGTTCGATTACGAGAACGAGTTGAACGACAATCTGTACAACCTGAAGATGTCTGGCAAGAGTACCGCGAAGAGCATGCGGGTCAGGCGGGCGTTGAAGCCGATCCTGCGGCTGCTGAAGAAGAAGACTAGCCGCGGCAAACACGGCAAGGATCAGAAGGCGGTGCCCCAGGCGGAGGTCTACACCGAGGAGGTCGACAACCAGAACAACGCCAACGAGGCCCTTGAGAGGCGGCTTCTGGCCGATCTTCAGGACGCCGAGGAAGGAGCTGCCATCACCGTGTGCCTCGACGGACAAATGACAGTGGTACCGGTTGTACCTGGTCAGTGCTACGTGCCCGTTCATTTCGCGCACACCCACGCGGGGGACTTCTACTGGACGACCCTGAGCATGGCCGACAGTGACCTGTGCTACAAGGAGCGCGCTTTCTCGCAGCACCAAACGCCCGAGATGCAAGTGGCGTGA